The following are from one region of the Channa argus isolate prfri chromosome 6, Channa argus male v1.0, whole genome shotgun sequence genome:
- the LOC137129178 gene encoding extracellular calcium-sensing receptor-like — MDGDYTIGGVFSIHYNMQNMIHNYTTMPEPLQCTGRMDIEELSFSRAMIFAIEEINNSIKLLPGIRLGYQIHDSCGSIPMTVKVATQLTNGLDPYFYTSDNCSQSGMVKAVIGASSTGQTIAMLRVSGSFDIPQVSYFATCACLSNKQQYPSFFRTIPSDQFQANALAKLVKQFGWTWIGAVRADSDYGNYGMASFLAAAQKEGICVEYSESFNRHHPRSRIQRVADVIRRSTAMVVVAFAGIGEILLLLEELSLEPSPPRQWIGSEAWVTNPDMLRFTFCAGAIGFGIPRSVIPGLRDFLLDLPPTKVASSPILTEFWEDAFNCSLDVGGETRDKRLCDGSEDIQKLQSPYTDTSQLRSTNLVYKAVYAIAHAIHNAVCQETNSTTQCDKLSMIESKQILAQLKKVNFSRNGYPVSFDTNGDPVAAYELVNWQKRKSGSLEIVTVGYYDASLPVGQEFHINKDISWMEGRTQVPVSVCSDSCPPGTHKVLQKGKPICCYDCIPCPEGEISNATDSTDCFSCPKEFWPNAKRDACFPKPVEFLSFDDVLGIILASFSVSGACLAVIITAVFFRHRTSPIVKANNSELSFLLLFSLTLCFLCSLTFIGAPSEWSCMLRHTAFGITFVLCISCVLGKTIVVLMAFKATLPGSNIMKWFGPLQQRMTVVSFTFIQLLICTVWLVVSPPFPMKNLTTYKDRIILECALGSLIGFWAVLGYIGLLAVFCFVLAVLARKLPDNFNEAKFITFSMLIFCAVWITFIPAYVSSPGKFTVAVEIFAILASSFGLILCIFAPKCFIILFKPEKNTKKHLMNKSQY, encoded by the exons ATGGATGGTGACTATACAATTGGTGGGGTTTTCTCCATACATTACAATATGCAGAATATGATACATAACTACACCACTATGCCTGAGCCTCTACAGTGCACAGGGAG aatgGACATAGAGGAATTAAGCTTCTCACGTGCAATGATCTTTGCCATAGAGGAGATTAACAACAGTATAAAGCTGCTTCCAGGCATCAGACTTGGTTATCAGATCCATGACTCATGCGGCTCAATTCCCATGACAGTGAAAGTGGCAACCCAGCTTACTAATGGCCTGGACCCTTATTTTTACACCAGTGACAATTGCTCACAATCTGGTATGGTGAAGGCTGTTATTGGTGCGTCTTCAACTGGTCAAACCATTGCCATGTTGCGTGTCAGTGGGTCCTTTGATATTCCACAA gTGAGTTACTTTGCCACGTGTGCCTGTTTGTCTAATAAGCAGCAGTACCCCAGTTTCTTCAGAACCATCCCCAGTGACCAGTTCCAGGCTAATGCACTGGCCAAGCTGGTGAAACAGTTTGGCTGGACTTGGATAGGTGCTGTCCGGGCAGATTCAGATTATGGAAATTATGGCATGGCATCTTTTCTGGCCGCAGCGCAAAAAGAGGGGATCTGTGTTGAATACTCTGAATCTTTCAATCGTCATCACCCACGTAGCAGAATCCAGAGGGTGGCTGATGTGATCCGCAG GTCAACAGCTATGGTTGTTGTGGCATTTGCAGGCATAGGAGAAATATTGTTATTGCTGGAGGAGCTGTCTCTTGAGCCTTCCCCACCTCGCCAGTGGATAGGCAGTGAGGCCTGGGTGACTAACCCAGATATGCTGAGGTTCACCTTCTGTGCTGGAGCCATTGGATTTGGTATTCCACGATCTGTGATCCCAGGTCTGAGAGACTTCCTGCTGGATCTCCCTCCCACTAAAGTGGCATCTTCTCCAATACTTACTGAGTTCTGGGAGGATGCATTCAACTGCAGCTTGGATGTTG GTGGTGAGACAAGAGACAAGAGATTATGTGATGGAAGTGAAGACATACAAAAGCTCCAGAGTCCATACACTGACACATCTCAGCTTCGTTCCACTAACCTGGTGTACAAAGCTGTTTATGCAATAGCTCATGCCATTCATAATGCTGTGTGTCAGGAGACAAATTCTACAACTCAGTGTGACAAACTCTCCATGATAGAGTCTAAACAG ATTCTTGCTCAATTGAAGAAAGTCAATTTTTCCCGAAATGGTTATCCTGTGTCATTTGATACTAATGGGGATCCTGTGGCTGCATATGAGCTGGTTAACTGGCAGAAACGTAAAAGTGGCAGCCTTGAGATAGTAACAGTAGGATACTATGATGCATCACTACCAGTGGGTCAGGAGTTCCATATTAACAAGGACATCAGCTGGATGGAGGGCAGAACACAA GTACcagtgtcagtgtgcagtgACAGCTGTCCTCCAGGAACTCATAAagtgctgcagaaaggaaaacccATCTGCTGTTATGACTGTATACCATGTCCTGAGGGAGAGATCAGCAATGCTACag attccACTGACTGTTTCTCATGCCCTAAGGAGTTCTGGCCAAATGCAAAGAGAGACGCTTGTTTTCCAAAACCTGTAGAGTTTCTTTCCTTTGATGATGTTCTAGGAATCATCCTGGCTTCATTCTCTGTTTCTGGTGCCTGTCTTGCCGTTATAATAACGGCTGTTTTCTTCCGTCACAGAACCTCCCCGATTGTTAAggccaacaactctgagctgagcttcctgctgctcttctccttgactctgtgTTTCTTATGTTCATTAACTTTCATTGGAGCACCCTCTGAgtggtcctgcatgctgcgccacacagcatttgggatcacctttgtcctctgcatctcttGTGTTCTTGGGAAAACTATAGTTGTGTTAATGGCCTTCAAAGCTACACTTCCAGGTAGTAACATCATGAAATGGTTTGGTCCTTTACAGCAAAGAATGACTGTAGTGTCTTTTACATTCATCCAACTTCTAATATGTACAGTTTGGTTGGTTGTTAGTCCTCCTTTTCCAATGAAAAACCtcaccacatacaaagatagaaTCATCCTGGAGTGTGCATTAGGTTCACTTATTGGATTCTGGGCTGTGCTTGGGTACATAGGTCTActggctgtgttttgctttgtgttagcTGTTCTAGCCCGAAAACTGCctgataattttaatgaagccaagtttatcaccttcagcatgttgatattCTGTGCAGTCTGGATCACCTTTATCCCAGCTtatgtcagctctcctgggaaaTTTACTGTGGCTGTGGAGATATTTGCCATTCTGGCCTCTAGTTTTGGActaatactgtgtatatttgctccaaagtgttttatcatcttATTCAAGCCAGAGAAGAACACcaagaaacatttaatgaacaAAAGTCAATACTAG